In Romboutsia lituseburensis, a genomic segment contains:
- the rnfB gene encoding RnfABCDGE type electron transport complex subunit B, whose protein sequence is METAILIVVLLTSVGIFFGLILAIANKKFEVETNPLIHIVEDVLPKGQCGACGYAGCLAYAEAVVLDEDVPPNLCIPGKELVANMVAELTGKKAEEIEPRYACLKCNGCRGNTTVKYNYEGIQDCICANSLLGGAKECSFGCLGLGTCVKNCPFDAIEMGENNLPIINKDLCTGCGKCESICPKHVIKMVAQDTIVVVSCNSLDKGSIAKKACSVSCLGCGICAKNCEHNAIKIENNLAIVDESVCIDKCKNPKCLIKCPTGALNYYDEEMK, encoded by the coding sequence CTTATACTAGCTATAGCAAATAAAAAATTTGAAGTAGAAACCAATCCTTTAATACACATAGTAGAAGATGTCCTTCCTAAAGGACAGTGTGGGGCTTGTGGATATGCTGGATGCTTGGCATATGCAGAAGCTGTAGTATTAGATGAAGATGTACCTCCTAATCTATGCATACCAGGAAAAGAGTTGGTTGCAAATATGGTAGCAGAGTTAACAGGCAAAAAAGCAGAAGAAATTGAACCTAGATATGCTTGTTTAAAATGTAATGGATGTAGGGGGAATACTACTGTAAAGTATAATTATGAAGGGATACAAGATTGTATTTGTGCAAATAGTTTGCTAGGAGGAGCTAAAGAATGCTCATTTGGATGTTTAGGGTTAGGTACATGTGTAAAAAATTGTCCATTTGATGCTATAGAAATGGGTGAAAATAATTTACCAATTATAAATAAGGATTTATGCACTGGATGTGGAAAATGTGAAAGTATATGTCCAAAACATGTTATAAAAATGGTTGCACAAGACACTATAGTTGTAGTTAGTTGCAATAGTTTAGACAAAGGATCTATAGCCAAAAAAGCTTGTAGTGTATCTTGTTTGGGTTGTGGTATATGTGCTAAAAATTGTGAGCATAATGCTATAAAAATAGAGAATAATTTAGCTATAGTAGATGAGTCAGTCTGCATAGATAAATGCAAGAATCCAAAATGTTTGATTAAATGTCCAACGGGGGCATTAAATTATTATGATGAAGAAATGAAATAA
- a CDS encoding lysylphosphatidylglycerol synthase transmembrane domain-containing protein, whose protein sequence is MTKLTKKKKALIQYGFLLFLICLTTYVVSTTLDIKLIPHIIEIVNKKFLALGILLMIGYILFESLILEIIINAIQKTKIKLIGFKIGTMGLYYNLVTPFASGSQPIQVYSLTQYNVSLSKSIAIITNKTVLFQTIVTIYCGVFIIGNMSILKSEMPSVMLMMTIGMIMNVIMLITGMLIVCSPKKIKFLVNIIIDMLSKLKIFKNLKCKKSTVNLYIDEYSYSIKIFIKNKKALITSILLTIIQLTVFFSITYCIYKAFNLNSQNYIEILTLQVFLYMAVSPVPTPGNVGANEIAFLTIFANVFPKELSGFAVFLYGAFIYYFVVIICGIFTVNTHYHMGKYKNRKKLKLVKAK, encoded by the coding sequence ATGACAAAATTAACTAAAAAGAAAAAAGCTTTAATTCAATATGGTTTTTTATTGTTTCTAATATGCCTTACAACTTATGTAGTATCAACAACATTAGACATAAAGTTAATTCCTCATATTATAGAAATTGTTAATAAAAAATTTCTGGCACTTGGAATTCTTTTAATGATAGGATATATACTATTTGAATCTTTAATACTTGAAATAATAATAAATGCCATACAAAAGACTAAAATAAAGCTCATAGGATTTAAAATTGGTACAATGGGATTATACTATAATCTAGTAACACCATTTGCTTCAGGAAGCCAACCGATACAAGTATATAGTCTAACTCAGTATAATGTAAGTCTTAGTAAGTCAATAGCTATAATTACTAATAAGACAGTATTATTTCAAACTATAGTAACCATATATTGTGGCGTTTTTATAATCGGAAATATGAGTATTTTAAAAAGCGAAATGCCATCAGTTATGCTAATGATGACAATCGGGATGATTATGAATGTAATTATGCTTATTACAGGAATGCTAATTGTATGTAGTCCTAAAAAAATTAAATTTTTAGTAAACATTATTATCGATATGTTGTCAAAATTAAAAATATTTAAAAATTTAAAATGTAAAAAATCTACGGTAAATTTATATATAGACGAATATAGTTATTCAATAAAAATATTTATAAAGAATAAAAAAGCTCTTATAACAAGCATATTGTTAACGATAATACAATTGACAGTATTTTTTAGTATAACATACTGTATTTATAAAGCATTTAATTTAAATAGTCAAAATTATATTGAGATTTTAACTTTACAAGTGTTTTTATATATGGCTGTTTCGCCAGTTCCAACACCAGGGAATGTAGGTGCAAATGAAATTGCATTTTTAACTATATTTGCTAATGTATTTCCAAAAGAACTTTCTGGATTTGCAGTATTTTTGTATGGTGCATTTATTTACTACTTTGTAGTAATAATTTGTGGCATATTTACCGTAAATACTCATTATCATATGGGGAAATATAAAAATAGAAAAAAATTAAAGTTAGTTAAAGCAAAATAA
- a CDS encoding HAD family hydrolase codes for MVKLIATDMDGTLLNSNHKIPNDFKETISALKENDIMFAISTGRNYLDISYKFDDYKDELLFICENGTGIYYKDKCIYSKFLEKDTIKKLVELGRKVDNAYPMLCGTRGLYLEDETILEQLNVLFPMNLPITKVDSLLNVEDGIFKVNMFDLIDAETNSYPIFKNEKIEGVTLTPSGRYWLDMSSLGTNKGIAIKKVQNMFDIDYKETMVFGDHLNDIEMMKSAYYSYAMKNGHEDVKEVANFETKYTNEECGVTKTIQEEILQSKELA; via the coding sequence GTGGTTAAATTAATAGCAACGGATATGGATGGGACATTACTAAATAGTAATCATAAAATTCCAAATGACTTTAAGGAAACTATAAGTGCTTTGAAAGAAAATGATATAATGTTTGCTATATCTACAGGAAGGAATTATTTAGATATATCTTATAAATTTGATGATTACAAAGATGAATTATTATTTATTTGTGAAAATGGAACAGGAATATATTATAAAGATAAATGCATATACTCAAAGTTTTTGGAAAAGGATACTATAAAGAAGCTAGTAGAACTGGGGCGTAAAGTAGATAATGCATATCCTATGCTATGCGGAACAAGAGGACTGTATTTAGAAGATGAAACAATTCTTGAGCAGTTAAACGTGCTTTTTCCTATGAATTTACCAATTACAAAAGTAGATTCATTATTAAATGTAGAAGATGGAATATTTAAAGTTAATATGTTTGACTTAATAGACGCTGAAACTAATAGTTATCCTATATTTAAAAATGAAAAAATAGAAGGTGTAACATTAACTCCATCAGGTAGATATTGGTTAGATATGTCTAGTTTGGGGACAAATAAGGGAATAGCGATAAAAAAAGTACAAAATATGTTTGATATAGATTATAAAGAAACCATGGTTTTTGGAGATCATTTAAATGATATAGAGATGATGAAAAGTGCTTATTACAGCTATGCAATGAAAAATGGGCATGAAGACGTAAAAGAGGTTGCAAATTTCGAAACTAAATATACAAATGAAGAATGTGGAGTGACAAAAACTATACAAGAAGAAATTTTACAAAGTAAAGAATTAGCATAA